Proteins encoded within one genomic window of Chlorobaculum sp. MV4-Y:
- the mutS gene encoding DNA mismatch repair protein MutS: protein MAKSAQGRTKEPTPMMRQYLDVKERYPGYLLLFRVGDFYETFLDDAVTVSAALNIVLTKRSNGSAGEIPLAGFPHHASEGYIAKLVTKGFKVAVCDQVEEPALAKGIVKREITDIVTPGITYSNKILDDRHNNYLCAVVPVKRGREHMAGVAFVDVTTAEFRMTELPLGELKDFLQSLRPSEILISSRDRELHESLAKSLFSGALFTTLDEWMFTDEQAARVLENHFKTHSLKGFGIEGYEAGRIAAGAILQYLEEAKQGSLKYLVRIGLVESGETMTLDIQTRRNLEIISSMQDGTLNGSLLEVLDRTKNPMGARLLRRWLLHPLKKLEPVVHRHDAVGELLDAPELREAARQALGGIIDLERALARIATSRAMPREVRQLGSSLALVPQLKSLLEGCQSLRLRELALRLDPLPELADTIERALDPEASGTLRDGGYIRAGYHAELDELRAISSGARDRLLEIQQQERQRTSISTLKVQYNKVFGYYIEVSRANSDKVPEYYEKKQTLVNAERYMIPALKEYEEKILTAEEKSQLLEHRLFQELCAAVAEQAASIQTTAAALAELDCLACFASCADEFGYCRPAMNEGMELSITAGRHPVLERILGADEPYISNDCHVGASQQLLIITGPNMAGKSSYLRQAGLVVLLAQVGSFVPAESAEIGLVDRIFTRVGASDNLTSGESTFLVEMNEAASILNNATERSLLLLDEIGRGTSTFDGMSIAWSMCEYIHDQLRARTLFATHYHELAELESRFERIVNFNATVVETADTVIFLRKIVRGASDNSYGIEVAKMAGMPPEVIERAREILAGMERREVEVPVQRQASSQLMARQISLFEEEESRLRKALSGIDINRLTPLDALMELKRLQEIALGKGA from the coding sequence ATGGCAAAAAGCGCTCAGGGCCGCACAAAAGAACCGACACCGATGATGCGCCAGTATCTCGATGTCAAGGAGCGTTATCCGGGCTATCTGTTGCTCTTCCGCGTGGGCGATTTCTACGAAACTTTTCTTGACGATGCGGTCACGGTTTCGGCGGCGCTGAATATCGTGCTGACAAAGCGCTCGAATGGCAGTGCCGGCGAGATACCGCTGGCCGGGTTTCCGCATCACGCCAGCGAAGGGTACATCGCCAAGCTGGTAACGAAAGGGTTCAAGGTGGCGGTGTGCGACCAGGTGGAAGAGCCGGCGCTGGCCAAGGGGATCGTCAAGCGCGAGATCACCGACATCGTGACGCCGGGCATCACCTACAGCAACAAGATTCTTGACGACCGGCACAACAACTACCTCTGTGCCGTTGTGCCGGTGAAGCGCGGGCGCGAGCACATGGCGGGCGTGGCGTTTGTGGACGTGACCACCGCCGAGTTTCGCATGACCGAACTGCCGCTCGGCGAGCTGAAGGATTTTCTTCAGTCGCTCCGCCCCTCCGAAATTCTGATCTCGTCGCGCGACAGGGAGCTTCACGAATCCCTCGCCAAAAGCCTCTTCAGCGGTGCGCTCTTCACAACGCTCGACGAGTGGATGTTCACCGATGAGCAGGCGGCGCGAGTGCTGGAAAACCACTTTAAGACCCATTCGCTCAAGGGCTTTGGCATCGAAGGGTACGAGGCAGGGCGGATTGCGGCGGGAGCCATCCTGCAATATCTCGAAGAGGCGAAGCAGGGAAGCCTGAAGTACCTCGTGCGGATCGGACTCGTCGAGAGTGGCGAAACCATGACGCTCGACATCCAGACGCGGCGCAATCTCGAAATCATCTCCTCGATGCAGGACGGCACGCTGAACGGCAGCCTGCTCGAAGTGCTCGACCGGACGAAAAACCCGATGGGCGCGCGGCTGCTCCGGCGCTGGCTGTTGCATCCGCTCAAAAAGCTGGAGCCGGTGGTGCATCGGCACGACGCGGTCGGGGAGCTGCTCGATGCGCCGGAGCTGCGCGAAGCGGCGCGGCAGGCGCTCGGCGGCATCATCGATCTGGAGCGGGCGCTGGCCCGCATCGCCACCTCGCGGGCCATGCCCCGAGAGGTGCGCCAGCTCGGTTCGTCGCTCGCGCTGGTTCCGCAGCTCAAATCCCTGCTTGAGGGCTGCCAGTCGCTCCGGTTGCGTGAACTGGCTCTGCGGCTCGATCCGCTGCCGGAGCTGGCCGACACTATCGAGCGTGCGCTCGATCCCGAAGCGTCGGGAACTTTGCGCGACGGCGGCTACATCCGCGCCGGGTATCACGCGGAGCTCGACGAGCTGCGTGCGATCTCGTCGGGGGCGCGTGACCGGCTGCTTGAAATCCAGCAGCAGGAGCGGCAGCGCACCTCGATTTCGACGCTCAAGGTGCAGTACAACAAGGTGTTCGGCTACTACATCGAGGTGAGTCGCGCCAACAGCGACAAGGTGCCGGAGTATTACGAAAAGAAGCAGACGCTTGTCAACGCCGAGCGCTACATGATTCCGGCGCTGAAGGAGTACGAGGAGAAGATTCTGACCGCCGAGGAGAAGAGCCAGTTGCTCGAACACCGGCTGTTTCAGGAGCTGTGCGCCGCGGTTGCCGAACAGGCGGCCTCGATCCAGACGACCGCTGCTGCGCTGGCCGAGCTGGACTGCCTCGCCTGCTTCGCGAGTTGCGCCGACGAGTTCGGCTACTGCCGTCCGGCGATGAACGAGGGCATGGAGTTGTCGATCACGGCGGGACGCCATCCGGTGCTCGAACGCATTCTCGGCGCGGACGAGCCGTACATCTCAAACGACTGCCATGTCGGCGCGAGCCAGCAGCTGCTCATCATCACCGGTCCGAACATGGCCGGTAAAAGCTCCTATCTGCGACAGGCGGGCCTCGTCGTGCTGCTCGCGCAGGTGGGCAGTTTCGTGCCCGCCGAGTCTGCCGAAATCGGTCTGGTTGACAGGATTTTCACCCGCGTCGGCGCGTCGGATAACCTCACCTCCGGCGAGAGCACCTTCCTCGTGGAGATGAACGAGGCGGCGAGCATCCTCAACAACGCCACCGAGCGCAGCCTGCTCCTGCTCGACGAGATCGGGCGCGGAACCAGTACTTTCGACGGCATGTCCATCGCCTGGTCGATGTGCGAGTACATCCACGACCAGCTCCGCGCACGCACACTCTTTGCCACGCACTACCACGAGTTGGCCGAGCTGGAATCGCGCTTCGAGCGGATCGTCAACTTCAACGCCACGGTGGTCGAGACCGCCGATACGGTGATCTTTCTGCGCAAGATCGTGCGTGGCGCGTCGGACAACAGCTACGGCATCGAGGTGGCCAAAATGGCCGGAATGCCGCCGGAGGTGATCGAGCGGGCGCGGGAGATTCTGGCCGGAATGGAGAGGCGCGAGGTCGAGGTGCCGGTGCAGCGGCAGGCTTCATCGCAACTCATGGCCCGCCAGATTTCGCTCTTCGAGGAGGAGGAGAGCCGCCTGCGCAAGGCGCTGTCCGGCATCGACATCAACCGCCTTACGCCGCTCGACGCGCTGATGGAGCTGAAGCGCTTGCAGGAGATCGCGCTCGGCAAAGGAGCGTGA
- the rplU gene encoding 50S ribosomal protein L21, translated as MQALIEISDKQYLVKAGDKIFVPKQKAAAGDVIEVKTLMQVNQADSAMKAGTATVKVLDHVRDETIVVFRKKRRKRFQKRNGHRQHMTQVEVLSL; from the coding sequence ATGCAGGCGCTGATCGAGATTTCCGACAAACAGTATCTGGTAAAAGCAGGCGACAAGATTTTTGTCCCCAAGCAGAAGGCCGCCGCTGGCGACGTTATCGAAGTGAAGACTCTCATGCAGGTCAATCAGGCGGATTCAGCCATGAAAGCAGGCACCGCAACGGTCAAGGTTCTTGACCACGTCCGGGACGAGACCATCGTCGTCTTCCGCAAAAAACGCCGCAAACGTTTCCAGAAACGCAATGGACACCGCCAGCACATGACCCAGGTCGAAGTGCTGTCACTCTGA
- the rpmA gene encoding 50S ribosomal protein L27, with the protein MAHKKGGGSTKNGRDSNPKYLGVKAAGGSVVNAGTIILRQRGTAIKPGDNAGLGRDHTIFALVDGTVHFRNGRNNKKQVDIIPS; encoded by the coding sequence ATGGCACATAAAAAAGGTGGCGGGTCGACCAAAAACGGCCGCGACAGCAATCCGAAATACCTCGGCGTAAAAGCCGCTGGGGGCTCTGTGGTCAACGCAGGCACCATCATTCTCCGCCAGCGTGGCACGGCTATCAAGCCGGGCGACAACGCTGGTCTCGGCAGGGATCACACCATTTTCGCCCTCGTCGATGGCACCGTTCACTTCAGAAACGGCCGCAACAACAAAAAACAGGTCGATATCATCCCCTCCTGA
- the mdh gene encoding malate dehydrogenase: MKITVIGAGNVGATTAFRLAEKQLARELVLLDVVEGIPQGKALDMYESGPIGLFDTKVSGSNDYADSANSDIVVITAGLPRKPGMSREDLLTMNAGIVREVTGKIMEHSKNPIIVVVSNPLDIMTHVAWQKSGLPKERVIGMAGVLDSARFRSFIAMELGVSMQDVTACVLGGHGDSMVPVVKYTTVAGIPVSDLISAERIAELVERTRNGGAEIVNFLKQGSAFYAPAASVVEMVEAIVLDRKRVLTCAVSLDGQYGIDGTFVGVPIKLGKNGVEHIYEIKLDQSDLDLLQKSAKIVDENCKMLDSANT, from the coding sequence ATGAAAATCACCGTTATTGGCGCAGGCAACGTTGGGGCAACCACGGCTTTCCGTCTTGCAGAAAAACAGCTTGCAAGAGAGCTTGTGTTGCTCGATGTCGTCGAAGGCATACCTCAGGGAAAAGCACTTGACATGTATGAAAGCGGCCCGATCGGCCTGTTCGACACGAAGGTGAGCGGTTCGAACGACTACGCCGATTCGGCAAACTCCGACATCGTGGTCATAACCGCCGGCTTGCCGAGAAAGCCCGGAATGAGCCGCGAGGATCTGCTCACGATGAACGCTGGTATCGTCCGCGAAGTGACCGGAAAGATCATGGAGCACTCGAAAAATCCGATCATCGTGGTGGTCTCCAACCCGCTCGATATCATGACGCACGTGGCCTGGCAGAAAAGCGGACTGCCGAAGGAGCGGGTCATCGGCATGGCCGGTGTGCTCGACTCGGCGCGTTTCCGCTCCTTCATCGCCATGGAGCTTGGCGTTTCAATGCAGGATGTGACCGCCTGCGTGCTCGGCGGCCACGGCGACTCGATGGTGCCGGTGGTCAAATACACCACGGTGGCGGGAATTCCAGTGTCTGACCTCATTTCCGCTGAAAGGATCGCGGAGCTTGTCGAGCGCACCCGCAACGGTGGCGCGGAGATCGTCAACTTCCTCAAACAGGGTTCGGCCTTCTACGCTCCGGCAGCGTCGGTGGTCGAGATGGTCGAGGCAATCGTACTGGATCGCAAGCGCGTGCTGACCTGCGCCGTGAGCCTCGACGGACAGTACGGCATCGACGGCACATTCGTCGGTGTCCCTATCAAGCTCGGCAAGAACGGCGTCGAGCACATCTACGAAATCAAGCTCGACCAGAGTGACCTCGACCTGTTGCAGAAATCGGCAAAGATCGTGGATGAAAACTGCAAAATGCTCGATTCAGCCAACACCTGA
- a CDS encoding CCE_0567 family metalloprotein: MSEEAKDLQKELARRKRMAIDIASQIHDIVEDSLWVDYEKMPGLSKKLVAAVQEANKFKADNGLS, encoded by the coding sequence ATGTCAGAAGAGGCCAAAGACCTGCAAAAAGAACTTGCCAGGCGTAAACGGATGGCAATCGACATAGCATCGCAAATCCATGATATCGTCGAAGATTCGCTCTGGGTAGACTACGAGAAGATGCCCGGCCTTTCCAAAAAACTTGTGGCCGCTGTGCAGGAGGCCAACAAGTTCAAAGCCGACAATGGTCTCTCATGA
- a CDS encoding agmatine/peptidylarginine deiminase: MSEPTYFMPPEWAPHASTWLSWPHKLESWPGKFEPVPAVFAELAYQLSRSETVNINVLDDAMEAQARELLKERDPEGRYAGRIVFHRIPTNDAWCRDHGPNYVIRTQDGKRDKVIMNWEYNAWGGKYEPYNDDNAVPERVAKIQGLPMISTGMVLEGGAIDVNGAGLLLTTTACLLNPNRNPSLSKEEIEAQLRRYLGIEKVLWLGDGIAGDDTDGHVDDMARFVNENTIVITVEDDPEDENYQILQENYELLKTMTGLDGKPLNVVKLPMPEPVYYDGERLPASYANFYIANTVVLVPTYRCPRDQQAIDILQQCFPGREVVGIDCSDLIWGLGAIHCVTHEEPAI; the protein is encoded by the coding sequence ATGAGCGAACCGACCTATTTCATGCCGCCCGAGTGGGCGCCGCACGCCTCAACCTGGCTTTCGTGGCCGCACAAACTCGAATCGTGGCCCGGCAAGTTCGAGCCGGTTCCGGCAGTCTTCGCCGAGCTGGCCTATCAGCTCAGCCGCTCCGAAACGGTCAACATCAACGTGCTCGATGACGCGATGGAGGCCCAGGCACGCGAACTGCTGAAGGAGCGCGATCCCGAAGGGCGCTACGCCGGGCGTATCGTCTTCCACCGCATTCCGACCAACGACGCCTGGTGCCGCGACCACGGCCCGAACTATGTCATCCGCACGCAGGACGGCAAGCGTGATAAAGTCATCATGAACTGGGAGTACAACGCCTGGGGCGGCAAGTACGAACCATACAACGACGACAACGCCGTGCCGGAGCGTGTGGCGAAGATTCAGGGCTTGCCGATGATTTCGACCGGCATGGTGCTCGAAGGCGGCGCGATCGACGTGAATGGCGCGGGATTGCTGCTCACTACCACCGCCTGTCTGCTCAACCCCAACCGCAACCCATCGCTGAGCAAGGAGGAGATCGAAGCGCAGCTCAGGCGCTATCTCGGCATCGAAAAGGTGCTCTGGCTCGGCGATGGCATCGCAGGCGACGATACCGACGGCCACGTCGATGATATGGCTCGCTTCGTCAACGAAAACACTATCGTCATCACGGTCGAGGACGATCCGGAGGACGAAAACTACCAGATTCTCCAGGAGAACTACGAGCTTCTCAAAACCATGACCGGCCTCGATGGCAAGCCCCTGAACGTCGTCAAGCTCCCCATGCCCGAGCCGGTGTATTATGACGGCGAACGCCTCCCCGCTAGCTACGCCAACTTCTACATCGCCAACACAGTAGTTCTCGTCCCAACCTACCGCTGCCCCCGAGACCAGCAAGCCATCGACATCCTGCAACAATGCTTCCCCGGCAGGGAGGTTGTGGGTATCGATTGCAGTGATCTCATCTGGGGCCTCGGTGCGATTCACTGCGTCACGCATGAAGAGCCGGCGATTTAA
- a CDS encoding M48 family metallopeptidase, which translates to MNLFGQIILFTLIGTWLIKLAADLLNLRAASPTLPEAFRDVYDPADYRRSQEYLRANTKFSLISSTFDLALLLVFWFAGGFNALDQLIRAWGFDPVINGVLYIGALLLFQSVADLPFSIYHTFVLEEKFGFNKTTPKVFVTDLIKTLLLAVLIGTPVLAVILWFFQSAGPLGWLWAWGGVTAFSLLLQYVAPTWIMPMFNKFEPLEDGELRKSIMDYAAEVRFPLTGIYVMDGSKRSAKGNAFFTGFGKNKRIALFDTLIKNHSTGELVAVLAHEIGHFKKKHILMSMVLSMLNLGVVFYLLSLFMNNRMLFEAFDMQETSVYASLLFFMLLYNPVEFIISILMQMLSRRNEFEADHYAVTTYRNGALLADALKKLSRQNLSNLTPHPFNVFLNYSHPPVLQRVQRIEAAARH; encoded by the coding sequence ATGAACCTGTTTGGCCAAATCATTCTTTTTACACTTATCGGCACTTGGCTCATCAAACTTGCCGCCGATCTTTTAAACCTCCGTGCTGCGTCGCCGACGCTTCCCGAGGCGTTTCGCGACGTGTATGATCCGGCGGACTATCGCCGCTCGCAGGAGTACCTCCGGGCCAACACCAAATTCTCACTCATCAGCTCGACCTTCGATCTCGCCCTGCTGCTCGTTTTCTGGTTCGCGGGCGGCTTCAACGCGCTCGACCAGCTTATTCGCGCCTGGGGCTTCGATCCGGTTATCAACGGCGTGCTCTACATCGGCGCGCTGCTGCTGTTTCAGAGCGTTGCCGACCTGCCGTTCAGCATCTACCATACTTTTGTGCTCGAAGAGAAGTTTGGCTTCAACAAGACCACGCCGAAGGTGTTCGTGACCGATCTCATCAAGACGCTTCTGCTTGCCGTGCTGATCGGCACACCGGTGCTGGCTGTGATCCTCTGGTTTTTCCAGAGCGCTGGGCCGCTCGGCTGGCTTTGGGCTTGGGGCGGCGTGACAGCGTTCAGTCTGCTTCTGCAATATGTTGCGCCGACCTGGATCATGCCGATGTTCAACAAGTTCGAGCCGCTCGAAGATGGCGAGCTGCGCAAGTCGATCATGGATTACGCTGCCGAGGTGCGCTTTCCGCTCACCGGAATTTACGTCATGGACGGCTCCAAACGCTCGGCGAAGGGCAACGCCTTTTTCACCGGATTTGGCAAGAACAAGCGCATTGCCTTGTTTGACACGCTCATCAAGAACCACTCGACAGGCGAGCTGGTAGCCGTTCTGGCGCACGAAATTGGTCACTTCAAGAAGAAACACATCCTCATGTCGATGGTGCTGAGTATGCTCAACCTCGGCGTGGTTTTCTATCTCCTTTCGCTCTTTATGAACAACCGGATGCTCTTCGAGGCTTTTGACATGCAGGAGACCTCGGTGTATGCGAGTCTGCTCTTTTTCATGCTGCTCTACAATCCGGTCGAGTTCATCATTTCGATTCTGATGCAGATGCTCTCCCGGCGCAACGAATTCGAGGCCGACCACTATGCTGTCACGACGTATCGAAATGGCGCACTTTTGGCTGACGCGCTCAAGAAGCTTTCGCGGCAGAACCTCTCGAACCTGACGCCGCACCCGTTCAACGTGTTCCTGAACTACTCCCATCCGCCGGTGTTGCAGCGCGTTCAGCGGATCGAAGCGGCTGCCCGGCACTGA
- a CDS encoding carbon-nitrogen hydrolase, with protein MNTDQVRIALVQMSCVENPQENLQKAQERIRQAAAGGANIVCLQELFTTLYFCQTEEYEPFGYAEPIPGPSTAALQELAAELGVVIVASLFEIRARGVHHNTAAVIDADGSYLGKYRKMHIPDDPGFYEKFYFVPGDLGYKVFDTKFGAIGVLICWDQWYPEAARLTALRGADILFYPTAIGWATSETSDTVRASQRQAWKTSHLGHAVANGVFVAAANRAGTEGDLEFWGNSFVSDPFGQVISEAAHNNEEILYADCDLSKISFYRSHWPFMRDRRIDSYGDITRRWIDE; from the coding sequence ATGAATACCGATCAGGTTCGCATAGCGCTCGTCCAGATGAGCTGCGTTGAGAATCCGCAGGAAAACCTCCAGAAAGCGCAGGAGCGCATCCGCCAGGCTGCCGCGGGCGGGGCGAACATCGTCTGCCTGCAAGAATTGTTTACGACGCTCTACTTCTGCCAGACCGAGGAGTACGAGCCGTTCGGGTACGCCGAGCCGATTCCCGGCCCCTCGACCGCAGCATTGCAGGAGCTGGCCGCCGAACTCGGGGTGGTGATCGTGGCGTCGCTGTTCGAAATTCGAGCGCGTGGCGTGCACCACAATACGGCAGCGGTGATCGACGCCGACGGCAGCTACCTCGGCAAGTACCGCAAGATGCACATTCCCGACGACCCCGGCTTCTACGAGAAGTTCTACTTCGTCCCCGGCGACCTCGGCTACAAGGTGTTCGATACGAAATTTGGCGCGATTGGCGTCCTGATCTGCTGGGATCAGTGGTACCCCGAAGCCGCGCGACTGACGGCGTTGCGCGGAGCTGACATTCTCTTTTATCCCACGGCCATCGGCTGGGCGACCTCCGAGACTTCGGACACGGTTCGCGCAAGCCAGCGGCAGGCATGGAAGACCTCGCATCTCGGTCACGCCGTGGCAAACGGTGTGTTCGTAGCCGCCGCCAATCGCGCGGGCACCGAGGGCGATCTGGAGTTCTGGGGCAACAGCTTCGTCTCCGATCCATTCGGCCAGGTGATCTCGGAGGCCGCGCACAACAACGAGGAGATTCTCTATGCCGACTGCGACCTGTCGAAAATCTCCTTTTACCGCTCGCACTGGCCATTCATGCGCGACCGCCGCATCGACTCCTACGGCGACATCACGCGGCGCTGGATCGACGAATAA
- a CDS encoding 1,4-dihydroxy-2-naphthoate polyprenyltransferase encodes MSVSTSSRPSAFQAWMLAIRPKTLPAGAMPVVIGSALAFANGAFRPLPALVALVCALGIQIATNFINEIYDFRKGADTAERLGPTRTVAAGIITEQTMTRVSITLGVSVFALGMYLVAIGGWPILLIGVLSLLFAWAYTGGPFPIAYSGLGDVFVFIFFGLVAVGGTYFVQALSLPFPVLVAAAAPGAFSVCILLVNNIRDIDTDRKVGKMTLPARIGAPAARALYVALTVLAYLVPFYMLNAGYSAWCLLSLLSIPLAIGMVRMLYASEGRALNAVLAGTGKVLAVHGVLFSVGLVIPNIISIFRP; translated from the coding sequence ATGTCCGTTTCCACTTCGTCCCGACCTTCGGCCTTCCAGGCGTGGATGCTCGCCATCCGTCCGAAAACCCTTCCGGCAGGCGCGATGCCGGTGGTGATCGGCTCGGCGCTCGCCTTCGCTAACGGCGCGTTTCGCCCGCTTCCGGCGCTCGTGGCGCTGGTTTGCGCGCTCGGCATCCAGATCGCCACGAACTTCATCAACGAGATTTACGACTTCCGCAAGGGCGCTGACACCGCCGAGCGGCTTGGCCCGACGCGCACCGTGGCGGCCGGAATCATCACCGAACAGACGATGACGCGCGTCTCCATCACGCTCGGCGTTTCGGTCTTCGCGCTCGGCATGTACCTTGTCGCCATCGGCGGTTGGCCGATCCTGCTCATCGGCGTGCTGTCACTTTTATTTGCCTGGGCTTACACCGGTGGGCCGTTTCCTATCGCCTACTCAGGGCTTGGCGACGTGTTCGTCTTCATCTTTTTCGGTCTCGTGGCGGTCGGCGGCACCTACTTCGTGCAGGCGCTTTCGCTGCCGTTTCCGGTGCTTGTGGCCGCTGCCGCGCCTGGCGCGTTTTCGGTCTGCATCCTTTTAGTCAACAACATCCGCGACATCGATACCGACCGGAAAGTCGGCAAGATGACGCTTCCGGCCCGCATCGGTGCGCCCGCCGCGCGAGCGCTCTACGTCGCGCTGACCGTGCTCGCCTATCTCGTTCCGTTTTATATGCTTAACGCCGGTTATTCGGCTTGGTGCCTGTTGAGTCTTCTGAGCATTCCGCTCGCCATCGGCATGGTGCGCATGCTCTACGCTTCTGAGGGCCGGGCACTGAATGCGGTGCTTGCCGGTACCGGTAAGGTGCTCGCCGTGCACGGCGTACTCTTTTCCGTCGGGCTTGTTATTCCCAATATCATTTCGATTTTTCGTCCATGA
- a CDS encoding NAD(P)/FAD-dependent oxidoreductase produces the protein MLDIHNPATDHHDMRDLTIIGGGPTGIFAAFQCGMNNISCRIIESMSQLGGQLAALYPEKHIYDVAGFPEVPAIDLVESLWAQAERYNPDVVLNEAVTKYTKLDDGTFETRTHTGNVYRSRAVLIAAGLGAFEPRKLPQLGNIDHLTGSSVYYAVKSVEDFKGKRVVIVGGGDSALDWTVGLMKNAASVTLVHRGHEFQGHGKTAHEVEQARANGTIDVHLETEVVSIEESNGALTHMHLRSSDGSEWMVEADRLLILIGFKSNLGPLAGWDLELYENALVVDTHMKTSVDGLYAAGDIAYYPGKLKIIQTGLSEATMAVRHSLSYIKPGEKIRNVFSSVKMAKEKKAAEANKAAEGASKAPENKAK, from the coding sequence ATGTTAGATATTCACAATCCAGCGACCGACCACCACGACATGAGGGATCTGACCATCATCGGCGGTGGCCCGACAGGCATATTCGCGGCTTTCCAGTGCGGCATGAACAACATCTCCTGCCGTATCATTGAGAGCATGTCACAGCTCGGAGGGCAGCTCGCGGCGCTCTATCCGGAAAAACATATCTACGATGTGGCTGGCTTTCCGGAAGTTCCGGCCATCGATCTGGTCGAGAGTCTCTGGGCGCAGGCCGAACGGTACAATCCCGACGTTGTGCTGAACGAGGCGGTTACGAAATACACCAAACTCGACGACGGCACTTTCGAAACCCGAACCCACACGGGCAACGTTTATCGCTCGCGCGCCGTCCTCATCGCGGCGGGGCTTGGTGCGTTCGAGCCGCGCAAATTGCCGCAGCTCGGCAACATCGATCACCTCACCGGCAGCTCGGTTTATTACGCGGTCAAGTCGGTCGAAGATTTCAAGGGCAAGCGCGTGGTGATTGTCGGCGGCGGCGATTCGGCGCTCGACTGGACGGTGGGACTGATGAAGAACGCCGCTTCGGTGACGCTGGTGCACCGCGGCCACGAGTTCCAGGGTCACGGCAAGACCGCGCACGAGGTGGAGCAGGCCAGGGCGAACGGCACGATCGACGTGCATCTCGAAACTGAAGTGGTGAGCATCGAGGAGTCAAATGGCGCGTTGACGCACATGCACTTGCGCTCAAGCGACGGCTCGGAGTGGATGGTCGAGGCTGACCGCTTGCTCATTCTCATCGGCTTCAAATCGAACCTCGGTCCGCTGGCCGGATGGGATTTGGAGCTGTACGAGAACGCTCTCGTGGTTGATACCCACATGAAGACTTCGGTCGATGGCCTCTACGCAGCGGGCGACATCGCGTACTACCCCGGCAAGCTCAAGATCATCCAGACCGGCCTGAGCGAGGCGACGATGGCCGTGCGCCACAGCCTCTCCTACATCAAGCCGGGCGAGAAGATTCGTAACGTTTTCAGCAGCGTCAAGATGGCCAAGGAGAAGAAGGCCGCCGAGGCGAACAAGGCGGCGGAGGGGGCGAGCAAAGCGCCAGAGAACAAGGCAAAGTAA
- the hisF gene encoding imidazole glycerol phosphate synthase subunit HisF, whose product MLAKRIIPCLDVRDGRVVKGINFEGLRDAGSILEQARFYNNEMADELVFLDISASLESRRTTLEEVLKVSGEVFIPLTVGGGISSVERARDAFMHGADKVSVNTAAVSEPELISRIAEKFGSQAVVVAIDVKKVDGRYIVHTHSGKKPTEYEAVEWAHKVQELGAGEILLTSMDRDGTQEGYDNEILKMISTTVHIPVIASGGAGNLEHLYRGFTDGCADAALAASIFHFRTYSIRQAKEYLRERGIPVRL is encoded by the coding sequence ATGTTAGCCAAACGCATCATACCCTGCCTTGACGTCCGCGACGGACGGGTGGTCAAAGGCATCAACTTCGAAGGTCTCAGAGATGCCGGTTCGATTCTCGAACAGGCCCGCTTTTATAACAATGAAATGGCCGACGAACTTGTCTTTCTCGACATCTCCGCATCGCTGGAGTCGAGAAGGACAACCCTCGAAGAGGTGCTGAAAGTTTCAGGCGAGGTGTTCATTCCGCTCACGGTCGGCGGGGGCATCAGTTCGGTCGAGCGGGCGCGCGACGCCTTCATGCACGGCGCAGACAAGGTGTCGGTCAACACCGCCGCCGTCAGCGAGCCGGAGCTGATCTCGCGCATTGCCGAAAAGTTCGGTTCGCAGGCGGTGGTGGTGGCCATTGACGTGAAAAAGGTGGATGGCCGCTACATCGTGCACACCCACTCCGGCAAAAAGCCGACCGAATACGAGGCAGTCGAGTGGGCGCACAAGGTGCAGGAGCTTGGCGCGGGGGAAATTCTTTTGACCAGCATGGATCGCGACGGCACGCAGGAGGGCTACGACAACGAAATCCTCAAAATGATCTCGACCACCGTGCACATTCCGGTGATCGCCTCCGGCGGCGCGGGCAACCTCGAACATCTCTACCGGGGATTCACCGATGGCTGCGCCGACGCAGCGCTTGCCGCATCGATCTTCCACTTCCGCACCTACTCGATCCGGCAGGCCAAGGAGTACCTGCGCGAACGGGGAATCCCGGTCAGGCTCTGA
- the tatA gene encoding twin-arginine translocase TatA/TatE family subunit has product MDVGGPELLLILVVILILFGGQKIPELARGLGKGIKEFKKAQADIESEFHKAVDDVSNTGKQV; this is encoded by the coding sequence ATGGATGTTGGTGGACCTGAGCTGTTACTTATTCTAGTGGTTATACTGATTTTGTTTGGTGGACAGAAGATTCCAGAACTGGCCAGAGGGCTTGGCAAAGGCATCAAAGAGTTCAAAAAAGCGCAGGCTGATATCGAGTCGGAGTTCCACAAAGCGGTCGATGACGTTTCAAATACGGGCAAGCAGGTCTGA